One Lysinibacillus fusiformis genomic window carries:
- a CDS encoding HAMP domain-containing sensor histidine kinase: MKIKTWLFIMFFIVMIVPIGGAYGLYVWINAYYHDKNVGEYIEKWTELNRVKSVLDDPTLYDKNANLQDIEALVNDQLAITLYSKSGFVNYSSNPLTSGFISKDTFLKDLFELQQKYNAFTYKEPVYHKGDLVGIYEIQLVRTDWVQGVERRSWLVIASTVSLFLAIYTAVIVLLNRKLNRPLRELMQQMRTFAKGEHVESALNLRKDEIGELANTFLAMQNEIELARVHLKDEQQQKELMIASISHDLKTPLTSIQAYAESLQNKSLTEEQQVDYKEVILSKAETMKHMLEDLLMYTLLQSTSYDLELVEVDGAEFFEMALSDYETLCKEKGFTLDVICQVDGIFAVNPKQLQRVLDNLMSNAWRYGEIGSTIGLAAVNAGMYPAWCFDFVKPALVKQEGMYMIVQNYGQGVNEEDLKKLFEPMYQVDNARTKVGQRGTGLGLNIAKQIIEKHGGTVELVSQVGYGTAVLCWLPRFKGEN; encoded by the coding sequence ATGAAAATTAAAACGTGGCTGTTCATCATGTTCTTCATCGTCATGATTGTGCCGATTGGCGGGGCATACGGCTTATATGTGTGGATCAATGCTTATTATCACGATAAAAATGTCGGTGAATACATCGAAAAGTGGACTGAACTCAATCGAGTAAAGTCTGTACTCGATGATCCAACGCTGTACGACAAAAACGCAAATTTACAGGACATTGAAGCTCTTGTTAATGACCAACTTGCCATTACGCTGTACTCAAAATCTGGTTTTGTTAATTATTCTTCTAATCCATTGACTTCAGGATTTATATCAAAAGATACATTTTTGAAGGACTTATTCGAATTACAGCAAAAATACAACGCCTTTACGTATAAAGAACCTGTTTATCACAAGGGTGACTTAGTAGGGATTTATGAAATTCAATTAGTAAGAACGGACTGGGTACAAGGCGTGGAAAGACGCTCATGGCTTGTAATAGCTAGCACTGTTTCCCTTTTTCTCGCAATCTATACAGCTGTTATTGTGCTGCTTAACCGTAAATTAAATCGACCTTTGCGAGAGCTAATGCAGCAAATGCGTACCTTTGCAAAAGGAGAACATGTGGAATCTGCATTAAACTTAAGAAAAGATGAAATTGGTGAACTTGCTAACACGTTTCTTGCCATGCAAAATGAAATCGAGCTAGCACGTGTTCATTTAAAAGATGAACAACAGCAAAAGGAGCTAATGATTGCGAGTATTTCACATGATTTGAAAACACCGCTTACGTCTATACAGGCATACGCTGAGTCATTGCAAAACAAGTCATTGACTGAAGAACAGCAGGTCGATTATAAAGAAGTTATTTTATCTAAGGCTGAAACGATGAAGCATATGCTAGAGGATTTACTCATGTATACATTATTGCAATCGACAAGCTATGATTTAGAACTTGTTGAGGTCGATGGGGCAGAATTTTTTGAAATGGCGCTATCCGATTATGAAACACTTTGTAAGGAAAAAGGCTTTACGCTTGACGTTATATGTCAGGTAGATGGAATATTTGCCGTAAATCCGAAGCAATTACAGCGTGTGTTAGACAATTTAATGAGCAATGCTTGGCGCTACGGTGAAATAGGTAGCACAATTGGTTTGGCTGCTGTAAATGCTGGAATGTATCCTGCATGGTGCTTTGATTTTGTAAAACCTGCCCTTGTTAAGCAAGAGGGTATGTATATGATTGTGCAAAATTACGGGCAAGGTGTAAACGAAGAAGATTTAAAAAAATTATTCGAACCGATGTACCAAGTAGATAATGCTCGTACTAAAGTGGGGCAACGTGGTACTGGTCTGGGCTTAAATATTGCAAAACAAATAATAGAAAAACACGGTGGGACTGTAGAGCTGGTATCGCAAGTAGGTTATGGAACGGCGGTACTGTGCTGGTTACCACGATTTAAGGGAGAGAATTGA